The following are encoded in a window of Bacillus xiapuensis genomic DNA:
- a CDS encoding RecQ family ATP-dependent DNA helicase, which produces MANIQKVLMEQFGYSSFRTGQKETIDSLLSGQHTLSMLPTGTGKSLCYQLPAYILEGAVLIVSPLLSLMQDQTEQLKMRGEKSVIAINSFLSFTEKRQVLNQLQNYRFIFMSPEMLMSRKVIHALKQVRLSLFVVDEAHCISQWGHDFRPDYRLLGEVREELGQPLTLALTATATSEVRRDILHHLKIEAAKEWVFSVDRPAIAMAVEQLSARREKMDRLAKLAVSLEKPGIIYFASKRGAEEGAEWLKEHGVTRTAYYHGGMNQEDRILIQQQFLRDELEVVCATNAFGMGVNKENIRFVIHYQMPSQLESYVQEIGRAGRDGRKAIAVLMYTPGDEALHSMMAEAEFPTDEQIYSYFLYKHSCSSNELMQKLSLTDVQYRFISHYVKKDAESSDEEIAQSIICKRQSRLEQKKKKREVILRWIHSNQCRREGILEYFEEKLDAKREPCCDVCGLELASYSGSSSVQEREDENWEVILASLLREKG; this is translated from the coding sequence ATGGCAAATATTCAGAAAGTCTTAATGGAACAATTCGGCTACTCTTCCTTCCGGACAGGCCAGAAGGAAACGATTGATTCTCTGCTTTCGGGCCAGCATACATTGTCCATGCTGCCGACAGGAACGGGAAAATCCCTCTGTTATCAGCTTCCTGCCTACATCCTAGAGGGCGCTGTGCTCATTGTTTCTCCGCTATTATCCTTAATGCAGGATCAGACCGAGCAGCTGAAAATGCGCGGGGAGAAGAGCGTGATTGCAATCAATTCCTTCTTGTCCTTCACAGAAAAAAGACAAGTATTGAACCAGCTGCAAAACTACCGATTTATTTTCATGTCACCGGAAATGCTGATGTCCCGAAAGGTGATTCACGCATTAAAGCAAGTGAGGCTATCTCTGTTTGTTGTGGATGAAGCTCATTGCATTTCACAATGGGGGCATGATTTCCGGCCTGATTATCGCCTGCTGGGCGAGGTGCGGGAAGAGCTTGGGCAGCCGTTGACGCTCGCCTTAACAGCCACCGCTACATCGGAAGTCCGGCGGGATATTCTGCATCATTTAAAAATCGAAGCAGCGAAGGAATGGGTTTTTTCTGTGGACCGCCCGGCTATCGCGATGGCTGTTGAACAGCTTTCAGCGAGAAGGGAAAAGATGGACCGCTTGGCGAAACTAGCCGTAAGCCTTGAAAAACCGGGCATTATTTACTTTGCAAGCAAACGCGGAGCGGAAGAGGGAGCTGAATGGTTAAAAGAACATGGCGTGACGAGAACGGCTTATTATCATGGCGGCATGAATCAGGAGGATCGGATTCTTATTCAGCAGCAGTTTTTAAGGGATGAGCTGGAGGTTGTTTGTGCAACTAACGCCTTTGGAATGGGAGTCAATAAAGAGAATATTCGTTTTGTGATTCACTATCAGATGCCGTCACAGCTGGAATCGTATGTGCAAGAAATCGGCCGTGCCGGCCGGGACGGAAGAAAGGCGATCGCTGTATTAATGTACACGCCGGGAGACGAGGCGCTTCATTCTATGATGGCAGAAGCGGAGTTCCCGACAGATGAACAAATTTATAGCTATTTTTTATACAAGCATAGCTGCTCCTCCAATGAACTGATGCAAAAGCTTAGCCTGACAGATGTGCAGTACCGATTTATCTCTCATTATGTCAAAAAAGATGCGGAGAGTTCTGATGAGGAGATCGCTCAATCGATTATTTGCAAGCGCCAAAGCAGGCTGGAGCAAAAAAAGAAAAAAAGAGAAGTCATCCTGCGCTGGATCCATTCTAATCAGTGCCGAAGAGAAGGCATATTGGAGTATTTTGAAGAAAAGCTCGATGCGAAGCGTGAGCCCTGCTGTGACGTCTGCGGCTTAGAACTCGCTTCGTACTCAGGCAGCTCATCCGTCCAAGAAAGAGAAGACGAGAATTGGGAAGTGATCTTAGCCTCTTTATTAAGGGAAAAGGGATGA
- a CDS encoding manganese catalase family protein, translating to MWVYEKKLQYPVKVSTCNPTLAKFLIEQYGGADGELAAALRYMNQRYTIPGPVVGLLTDIATEELGHLEMIATMVYKLTKDATPDQMKAAGLGAHYANHDRALFYENASGSPFTATYIQAKGDPITDLYEDIAAEEKARATYQWLIDLSDDPDINDSLRFLREREIVHSQRFREAVEILKEERDRKKIF from the coding sequence ATGTGGGTTTATGAAAAGAAGCTGCAATATCCCGTCAAAGTCAGTACCTGCAATCCTACTCTGGCTAAGTTCCTGATTGAACAATATGGCGGGGCGGACGGCGAACTCGCAGCCGCTTTACGCTATATGAATCAGCGCTATACAATCCCCGGTCCGGTTGTCGGGCTGTTAACCGATATCGCCACGGAGGAGCTTGGACACTTAGAAATGATTGCAACGATGGTCTATAAATTAACGAAAGACGCAACTCCTGATCAAATGAAGGCGGCGGGTCTGGGAGCTCATTATGCCAATCATGACCGGGCGCTCTTCTATGAGAATGCCAGCGGTTCTCCGTTTACAGCGACCTACATCCAAGCAAAAGGAGACCCTATTACCGATTTATATGAAGATATCGCGGCTGAAGAAAAGGCTAGAGCTACCTATCAGTGGCTGATTGACCTAAGTGATGATCCCGATATTAATGATAGCCTCCGCTTCCTTAGAGAACGGGAAATTGTGCATTCGCAGCGTTTCCGGGAAGCGGTGGAGATCTTGAAAGAAGAACGGGATCGCAAAAAAATATTTTAA
- a CDS encoding ferredoxin — protein sequence MAKYTIVDKDTCIACGACGAAAPDIYDYDDEGIAFVILDDNEGTAEVPEILEEDMQDAFEGCPTDSIKVADEPFNGDPLKFE from the coding sequence ATGGCAAAATACACAATTGTTGATAAAGACACATGCATTGCATGCGGTGCATGTGGAGCAGCAGCGCCGGATATTTATGACTATGACGATGAAGGCATCGCCTTTGTCATCCTGGACGACAACGAAGGAACAGCAGAGGTCCCTGAAATTCTTGAGGAAGATATGCAAGATGCGTTCGAAGGCTGTCCGACAGATTCCATCAAAGTAGCAGATGAACCATTTAACGGTGATCCGTTGAAATTTGAATAG
- a CDS encoding ECF transporter S component produces the protein MRKKNIRAFTAVGLLSASSYLLMLLNFPIPPFPSFLMIDFSDIPALIAALVFGPMAGILVELIKNVLDFFMTGSPTGVPVGHLANFVAGITFILPVYYIHEKFKSKTGLTGALFAGTAAMAIIMSVLNYYVILPAYTIFLNAPAMSAPETKQLVITAILPFNFVKGILLATVFLLLYARIHIWMKKQNLAQSA, from the coding sequence ATGAGAAAGAAAAATATTCGTGCTTTTACAGCGGTGGGCTTGTTGAGTGCATCGTCTTATCTATTGATGCTGCTTAACTTTCCGATCCCCCCGTTTCCAAGCTTTTTAATGATTGACTTCAGTGATATTCCTGCACTGATAGCCGCGCTCGTTTTTGGGCCTATGGCCGGTATTTTAGTAGAGCTGATCAAAAACGTCCTGGACTTCTTTATGACCGGAAGCCCGACCGGCGTTCCAGTGGGCCATCTGGCTAATTTTGTTGCGGGTATTACCTTTATTCTTCCGGTATATTATATCCATGAAAAATTCAAATCGAAAACAGGATTGACTGGCGCCTTATTTGCCGGAACAGCTGCAATGGCCATTATCATGAGTGTTCTTAACTACTACGTGATCTTACCGGCATACACTATATTTTTGAATGCGCCGGCGATGAGCGCCCCTGAAACAAAGCAGCTTGTCATCACAGCGATTCTTCCTTTTAACTTTGTGAAAGGGATTCTTCTGGCCACAGTCTTCCTGCTTCTATATGCTCGCATTCACATTTGGATGAAAAAACAAAACTTGGCGCAAAGCGCCTGA
- a CDS encoding helix-turn-helix domain-containing protein translates to MSFIQAIVLLMIKKISGQRTASSVYHLLKGKKSSQTLQDAHLFELDKWFHTAPFLERNQFERWIHDFTEKGWIIQKEQVVYLTDCGDKQLSKWKDILPPLQFVRGLQLQGCAQIFWKRLTLLVQVASHLISQQTRYLPVTRDETIHGWLKVFLRQQGLLKQQLASKLYQELSSSLKSQTAEDPLIAVLRLSGSKRTGKTASQAAAVLKLEETEYWYRFLNLLHFLIQHIIQRSSQLPLLFAMIEDIYQPVVLTHSARRTAELLRRGYSPEEIAAKRRLKMSTVEDHLVELALNLPEFSISPFVSEEAAAAIVETASGQMHKKLKPIKDQHPNVTYFQIRLVLAKYSR, encoded by the coding sequence ATGTCGTTTATTCAGGCGATTGTTCTTTTAATGATTAAAAAAATTAGCGGACAAAGGACAGCTTCTTCCGTGTATCATTTGCTGAAAGGCAAGAAATCGTCCCAAACGCTTCAAGATGCCCACCTGTTTGAACTGGACAAATGGTTTCATACCGCTCCTTTTCTTGAACGGAACCAGTTCGAGCGCTGGATTCATGATTTTACTGAAAAAGGGTGGATCATTCAAAAAGAACAAGTGGTTTATCTAACCGATTGCGGCGATAAGCAGCTTTCTAAATGGAAGGACATCCTGCCGCCGCTGCAGTTTGTTCGCGGATTGCAGCTGCAGGGCTGTGCGCAGATCTTCTGGAAGCGGCTTACGCTGCTTGTCCAGGTGGCTTCTCATTTAATCTCACAACAAACCCGATATTTGCCAGTGACGAGAGATGAAACGATTCACGGCTGGCTGAAAGTGTTTTTGAGACAGCAAGGTTTGTTAAAACAGCAGCTGGCATCCAAGCTCTATCAAGAACTGTCAAGCAGTTTGAAAAGCCAAACAGCAGAAGATCCGCTCATCGCTGTTCTTCGGTTATCCGGAAGCAAGCGAACCGGAAAAACGGCCTCGCAAGCAGCGGCTGTATTAAAGCTTGAGGAAACGGAATACTGGTATCGCTTCTTAAACCTGCTGCACTTCCTTATTCAGCACATTATTCAGCGTTCCTCACAGCTCCCGCTCCTATTCGCAATGATAGAGGATATTTATCAGCCGGTGGTATTAACGCATTCTGCAAGAAGAACGGCTGAGCTGCTTCGGCGGGGATATTCACCGGAGGAAATAGCAGCAAAAAGAAGGCTGAAAATGAGCACAGTGGAAGACCATCTTGTCGAATTGGCATTAAATCTTCCCGAGTTTTCCATCTCGCCATTTGTGAGTGAAGAGGCAGCTGCCGCTATAGTAGAGACCGCCAGCGGACAAATGCATAAAAAATTAAAGCCAATAAAAGACCAGCACCCCAATGTGACGTATTTTCAGATCAGACTAGTGTTGGCGAAATACAGCAGGTGA
- a CDS encoding spore coat protein CotJB, protein MKQLTPEYYRELEEIQATDFVIVELALYLHTHPTDMAAIQQYNQFVKHSKTLKKQFEQTYGAMTSFGYSYSRCPFDYKEEPWPWQV, encoded by the coding sequence ATGAAGCAATTGACCCCTGAGTATTACCGTGAGCTTGAAGAAATCCAAGCGACTGATTTTGTCATTGTAGAGCTGGCGCTTTACTTGCACACTCATCCGACGGATATGGCAGCCATTCAGCAATACAATCAATTTGTCAAGCACAGCAAAACGTTAAAGAAGCAATTCGAACAGACGTATGGAGCGATGACGAGCTTCGGCTATAGCTATTCCCGCTGCCCGTTTGATTACAAAGAAGAACCATGGCCGTGGCAAGTGTGA
- a CDS encoding spore coat associated protein CotJA, translated as MDTNLWYRTYRPFIGPMDPCPPIRIKRYSTPPQLFVGYQPEGLKQFSPHAALRKGTLWPCFFDPYFSVKELSKGAKR; from the coding sequence ATGGATACAAATCTATGGTATCGGACTTACCGCCCATTCATTGGCCCGATGGATCCCTGCCCGCCGATCAGAATAAAGCGCTATTCAACCCCGCCGCAATTATTCGTCGGCTATCAGCCTGAGGGTTTGAAACAGTTCTCTCCGCACGCTGCTTTAAGAAAAGGAACGCTATGGCCATGTTTTTTTGATCCTTACTTTTCAGTAAAAGAATTGAGCAAGGGGGCGAAAAGATGA
- a CDS encoding CPBP family intramembrane glutamic endopeptidase, translating into MKKSNQADLIKQMTNKEVVRALYLTQFALLLLSFVLMPIVLEDLAAFKTLFQWSLFDILFWGAGSGLAVVGLDLFLMNRLPDKYYDDGGVNEKLFANRSAGGIFMIAFVVAVAEELFFRGILQTALGFAAASLIFALVHIRYLFKWYLTLNVVLLSFGMGWLFEMTGNLAVTITMHFIIDFMLGLAIRNRSKKKSFIKKG; encoded by the coding sequence ATGAAAAAAAGTAACCAAGCGGATCTTATCAAACAAATGACGAATAAGGAAGTCGTGAGGGCGCTGTATCTTACACAATTCGCCCTGCTGCTTCTTTCCTTCGTACTCATGCCGATTGTGCTTGAAGATCTAGCAGCATTTAAAACATTGTTTCAATGGTCCTTATTTGATATTTTGTTTTGGGGAGCCGGTTCCGGACTGGCGGTAGTTGGCCTGGATCTATTTCTCATGAATAGGCTTCCGGATAAGTATTATGATGATGGCGGAGTGAACGAGAAGCTGTTTGCGAACCGGTCAGCAGGGGGCATCTTTATGATCGCATTCGTAGTGGCTGTGGCGGAAGAGCTTTTCTTTCGCGGGATTCTGCAGACAGCTTTGGGATTTGCGGCAGCAAGTCTGATCTTTGCACTCGTTCACATCCGGTATTTATTCAAATGGTATTTAACCTTGAACGTTGTATTGTTAAGCTTTGGAATGGGCTGGCTATTTGAAATGACAGGCAATCTCGCTGTGACGATAACGATGCACTTTATCATTGATTTTATGCTTGGATTGGCGATACGCAACCGAAGCAAAAAGAAATCATTCATAAAGAAGGGATAG
- a CDS encoding M23 family metallopeptidase, translating into MKKSLSILLASFVLLLSTLGIMPNSSSAASTFIWPTKGVITDTFGSRGGAHYGIDIAKSGTVPIKASASGIVNKSYYSGSYGEVVFIKHNINGVTYETVYAHMRPGSRTVSAGQTVKQGTIIGYMGNTGDSTGQHLHFELHKGTWNGSKSNAVNPLNYLGKETEVQYHKYDGTFATLRISVDGGGNVNIFGAPGYGLKGTLPNGGSYKVYNKAVGTDGSTYYDIGNNTWINAAHVTVTQYRATVDYNGQVNVYKAPNGAYKAKVDPGQTFKVYAAKDGWYDLGQSTWIKAEYVKVVK; encoded by the coding sequence CTTCGACATTTATATGGCCAACTAAAGGAGTCATTACCGATACGTTTGGTTCTAGAGGCGGGGCGCATTATGGTATTGATATCGCTAAATCCGGTACTGTACCGATTAAGGCTTCAGCTAGCGGAATAGTGAACAAATCATATTATTCAGGCTCTTATGGAGAAGTTGTATTTATAAAACACAACATAAATGGAGTCACTTATGAAACGGTGTATGCTCATATGAGACCAGGAAGCCGTACAGTATCAGCAGGACAAACAGTAAAGCAAGGAACCATTATTGGTTACATGGGTAATACTGGTGATTCTACAGGTCAACATCTACATTTCGAATTACATAAAGGTACTTGGAATGGTTCAAAGTCTAATGCAGTTAACCCATTAAATTACTTAGGAAAAGAAACGGAAGTTCAATATCATAAGTATGATGGAACATTTGCGACTTTAAGAATTAGCGTTGACGGCGGCGGAAATGTTAATATTTTTGGTGCCCCAGGCTATGGACTAAAAGGCACTTTGCCTAATGGCGGAAGTTATAAAGTATATAACAAAGCTGTTGGAACAGATGGAAGTACATACTATGACATAGGAAATAATACTTGGATAAACGCTGCTCACGTTACAGTAACACAGTATCGCGCGACGGTTGATTATAACGGACAAGTGAATGTTTACAAAGCGCCCAACGGGGCATATAAAGCAAAAGTAGATCCGGGACAAACATTTAAAGTGTACGCGGCGAAGGATGGCTGGTATGATCTTGGTCAGAGCACTTGGATCAAAGCTGAATACGTAAAAGTAGTAAAATAG